The region CTCCTTCGAATTATTCAATACCTATAGCATCTCTATTAGAGCATTTACTCTCGTATTTATCTGTCCTACATCCGTTTTTGAATAGTCTGTTTCCAAACACAGATAAGGTTTCTTCTTCTTTTCAGTTACAAACCTTTTTACTTTATGTGATTCTATATTGAAAGTATGACATGCTTGAAGCACTACTTCTATTACCGCATCTATTTCATATTCATCTATCATTTCATCTAAAGCTTCAAATCTTCTCGGATTAGGTGTCATTACAGAACAGCTTACATTTAAGTATTTTTCCGTTAACGCATCTATAGGATCTTTGCTTTCATCTACTAAGGTCATTTTTTCCCTAACCCCACTACAATTTTCAAAAGCTACTATATCAGCACCAGAATCTTCGATTGTCCTCAACACTTTATCTCTTACTCCTCCTACGGGACATCCTGTAATTAGTATCCTAGGCCTACTGGATTTAGTACCTTTTAATTCCCTATCATATTTCTCTTTTAATTCCCTTGTTCGCTCCAATATGAAATCACATTGGGCCTTTCTATCAAATTGGAATCCTAATGCCTCTATGGTTTCATTTATTTCACTACCAGTTATAGGCGATGGATTTAATTTCCCTAATTCATAATAGTCAAGAAGGATTTTTCTTTCACGATTTCTTTTCTTTATCTCTTCCCTCAAGATCTCATCAGTAATTTTCACATTGAATCTATCCTCTAAGGCCTCTTTTAATCTTATTAATTCCTCTCTCCAATACTCAAAAGCATGCTTCTTATCCTGTCCTTGGGGTAAATGCATAACATGAACGGGCTTTATCTCACCTAATAATTCATACATCTTCTTTTTTCCATCACAAGTGGTTTCTCCTACAATCAGGTCTGAAAAATAAAAGTAGGGGCATTGTTCTGATATGGCAAATCCATAACTGGATTTTATAAGGGGGCATAAGTTCTTAGGTAGGTGTTTTTCTGCGTAGTGTATTGGTTCCTCAGACGTGCCACATAAGCTAACAGCAACAGCTCCTGCTGCATGGATTAACTCAATAGGAGTATATGTACAAAATATTCCTACAACGGGAACCCCTTTTTCCTTTAAAGCTTTCACCTTTAAAAAGCCTTCCCTTCTTGCTTCCTCGTAATTCTCAAAGTTCTCCGGTAATTTTAACATGCTACACCTCCTTCCAAATTACCTAAGTAATTATATAACCCTTGTTAAACTATAGTCAAATTAATATTTTCTATATAAAGTTCTGCATTATAGTTTTTATGAATAGTATAAATTTCAATAGAGTATTTATCACGCATACCTCTAAATTTCCCTTCCATCTCCTTCATCCCTTTCCATATACAAATGCATAAATTCCATGAATTTTTGACAAAAATAACCTTGGCATAATTGCCAAGGTTATCCTTATAAATCATTTTTTCTATGGAAGGTGGTTTGTGAAATTGATTATTAATTCCTTATAGGTAATCTAATAACATTATGGGGGGATTATATATTCTATAGCAGTAGATGCGTTTCAATTCCTTATAGGTAATCTAATAACTATTTATCAGTGATATTGATTTCATCTGTCATCTCATGTTTCAATTCCTTATAGGTAATCTAATAACGAACNNNNNNNNNNNNNNNNNNNNNNNNNNNNNNNNNNNNNNNNNNNNNNNNNNNNNNNNNNNNNNNNNNNNNNNNNNNNNNNNNNNNNNNNNNNNNNNNNNNNNNNNNNNNNNNNNNNNNNNNNNNNNNNNNNNNNNNNNNNNNNNNNNNNNNNNNNNNNNNNNNNNNNNNNNNNNNNNNNNNNNNNNNNNNNNNNNNNNNNNNNNNNNNNNNNNNNNNNNNNNNNNNNNNNNNNNNNNNNNNNNNNNNNNNNNNNNNNNNNNNNNNNNNNNNNNNNNNNNNNNNNNNNNNNNNNNNNNNNNNNNNNNNNNNNNNNNNNNNNNNNNNNNNNNNNNNNNNNNNNNNNNNNNNNNNNNNNNNNNNNNNNNNNNNNNNNNNNNNNNNNNNNNNNNNNNNNNNNNNNNNNNNNNNNNNNNNNNNNNNNNNNNNNNNNNNNNNNNNNNNNNNNNNNNNNNNNNNNNNNNNNNNNNNNNNNNNNNNNNNNNNNNNNNNNNNNNNNNNNNNNNNNNNNNNNNNNNNNNNNNNNNNNNNNNNNNNNNNNNNNNNNNNNNNNNNNNNNNNNNNNNNNNNNNNNNNNNNNNNNNNNNNNTTCAATTCCTTATAGGTAATCTAATAACTATAATACATTGAAGCATCCTTCAAACAAGAGGGCATGTTTCAATTCCTTATAGGTAATCTAATAACTATGCAGATGGGTTTATCCCATCTCCAGTTCTCCTAGGTTTCAATTCCTTATAGGTAATCTAATAACCTTCTTTTAAATTCACATTTATCCCTCCCCATGACACAGTTTCAATTCCTTATAGGTAATCTAATAACCT is a window of Tepidimicrobium xylanilyticum DNA encoding:
- a CDS encoding double-cubane-cluster-containing anaerobic reductase gives rise to the protein MLKLPENFENYEEARREGFLKVKALKEKGVPVVGIFCTYTPIELIHAAGAVAVSLCGTSEEPIHYAEKHLPKNLCPLIKSSYGFAISEQCPYFYFSDLIVGETTCDGKKKMYELLGEIKPVHVMHLPQGQDKKHAFEYWREELIRLKEALEDRFNVKITDEILREEIKKRNRERKILLDYYELGKLNPSPITGSEINETIEALGFQFDRKAQCDFILERTRELKEKYDRELKGTKSSRPRILITGCPVGGVRDKVLRTIEDSGADIVAFENCSGVREKMTLVDESKDPIDALTEKYLNVSCSVMTPNPRRFEALDEMIDEYEIDAVIEVVLQACHTFNIESHKVKRFVTEKKKKPYLCLETDYSKTDVGQINTRVNALIEML